A genomic segment from Novipirellula artificiosorum encodes:
- a CDS encoding AAA family ATPase has product MTLTQRMRELVDACFTGIWIESQEHEDAISELGRLCGEEDWQLALWDVNRGLHSFSGGDHSTEAADPLSAVESLRTLGQGDGTTLLVLKNYHRFLQSPEIVQAVYRAVVDGKTARTFVVILSPSVQLPPELETLFVTVEHPRPCREQLAEIARGIATEGNELPDGPEFEAVIDAAAGLTRLEAENAFSLSLIRHQCLRPPAIWEIKTQTLKHSGLLSLYRGDSDFSSLGGLSALKAFTRRALLRSRTGGSVHARGVMLLSPPGCGKSEFCKCLGKEVSRPVLMLDVGSLMGSLVGQSEERTRQALATVDAMAPCVLMIDEVEKAFAGASGGGSNDSGVSSRMMGTVLTWLNDHESDVFVVCTANDVQKLPPELSRAERFDGVFFLDLPSRQQKDEIWRLYRDRYGISDDEPCPKDDLWTGAEIKSCCRLATLLDTPLAQAADNVVPVAVTSAESVERLRNWADGRCLASDHAGIYRSAPTTSNRRRRVSTQPSTN; this is encoded by the coding sequence ATGACACTGACTCAACGAATGAGGGAGCTCGTCGACGCCTGCTTCACAGGCATCTGGATCGAGTCCCAAGAACACGAAGATGCCATCAGCGAATTAGGCCGACTGTGCGGCGAAGAAGATTGGCAGCTCGCCTTGTGGGACGTTAATCGCGGACTGCATAGCTTTAGCGGTGGCGATCATAGCACCGAGGCCGCGGACCCGTTGTCGGCGGTTGAATCGCTTCGCACGCTCGGTCAAGGCGATGGCACCACGCTGCTGGTGCTGAAGAACTACCATCGCTTCCTGCAGTCACCCGAGATCGTGCAAGCGGTCTACCGGGCGGTTGTCGATGGCAAAACGGCACGAACGTTCGTGGTGATCCTGTCACCAAGTGTGCAGCTACCGCCCGAACTGGAAACCCTGTTCGTCACGGTCGAACACCCCCGGCCTTGCCGCGAACAACTTGCGGAGATCGCCCGTGGGATCGCTACCGAAGGCAATGAACTGCCAGACGGTCCTGAATTCGAAGCGGTGATCGATGCCGCTGCGGGCTTGACTCGACTGGAAGCCGAGAATGCGTTCTCGCTATCCCTGATTCGTCACCAATGCTTGCGGCCTCCAGCGATTTGGGAGATCAAAACCCAAACACTGAAGCACTCCGGTCTGCTGTCGCTTTATCGGGGCGATTCGGACTTCAGTTCCCTCGGTGGCCTGTCAGCCTTGAAGGCGTTCACACGACGAGCATTGTTGCGATCGCGAACCGGTGGCTCGGTGCATGCTCGAGGAGTGATGTTGTTGTCGCCCCCAGGCTGCGGCAAATCAGAATTCTGCAAGTGTCTCGGCAAGGAGGTCAGTCGACCGGTGTTAATGCTTGATGTCGGCTCGCTGATGGGGTCACTTGTTGGCCAATCGGAAGAGAGAACCCGCCAAGCATTGGCTACTGTCGATGCGATGGCACCCTGTGTGCTGATGATCGACGAGGTGGAGAAGGCTTTTGCCGGTGCTTCGGGCGGTGGCAGCAATGACAGTGGAGTGTCGTCGCGGATGATGGGAACGGTTCTAACGTGGCTTAATGACCATGAATCGGATGTCTTCGTTGTTTGTACCGCAAATGATGTGCAGAAATTGCCACCCGAGCTAAGTCGCGCCGAACGATTTGACGGTGTGTTCTTCCTCGACCTACCGAGTCGGCAACAGAAGGATGAGATCTGGCGGTTGTATCGCGACCGCTATGGGATCAGCGATGATGAGCCTTGTCCCAAGGATGACCTTTGGACTGGGGCGGAGATTAAATCGTGCTGCCGGCTCGCTACGCTGCTGGATACTCCCCTGGCACAAGCAGCGGATAACGTTGTGCCTGTGGCGGTCACTTCGGCTGAATCCGTGGAACGACTGCGAAACTGGGCCGATGGTCGCTGCTTGGCGTCGGATCATGCCGGTATCTATCGCTCGGCCCCGACAACGTCGAATCGTCGCCGACGCGTTTCAACACAGCCTTCTACGAACTAG
- a CDS encoding DUF1214 domain-containing protein: protein MNNGEMVLDDRIIMHFVATGITPAMVTPKVGTGSSYAFTPHDAKGDYLDGGKTYKVTLPAPIPVNNFWSFMVYSGQHRSMLETDQKLAGLDSNSPSIKPNDDDSYTVWFGPKAPAGQEGNWIQTIPGKSYNVLLRLYGPLEPWFDKTWKPGDFELVK from the coding sequence ATGAACAACGGAGAGATGGTTCTCGATGATCGCATTATCATGCACTTTGTTGCTACTGGCATTACCCCTGCCATGGTCACGCCGAAAGTAGGCACAGGATCGTCCTATGCGTTTACTCCCCATGACGCGAAGGGCGACTACCTCGATGGCGGAAAGACGTATAAAGTCACCTTGCCCGCGCCGATTCCAGTGAACAACTTCTGGTCCTTCATGGTCTATTCCGGCCAACATCGTTCGATGCTCGAGACTGATCAAAAGTTAGCTGGGCTGGACAGCAACAGTCCGTCCATTAAGCCAAACGATGATGACTCTTATACCGTTTGGTTCGGGCCAAAGGCACCAGCAGGGCAAGAGGGTAATTGGATCCAAACGATTCCCGGAAAAAGCTACAACGTCCTACTACGCCTCTATGGCCCACTGGAGCCTTGGTTCGACAAAACCTGGAAACCGGGTGATTTTGAGTTGGTGAAGTAG
- a CDS encoding DUF1254 domain-containing protein, with translation MKYHLLCTLLVPATLFLSGCEKPSDPAAAQSDVTPEEAQAIAKEAYLYGFPMVMNYKTMWNYAVDKDNPEYKGPFNEVSCEARLFTPEDKAVITPNADTPYCMFWMDLRAEPLVLSVPKMEGARYYSFQLIDLYTHNFAYVGNLTTGNEAGHYLLAGPGWDGEKPEGITDVIRSETDVIFNVTRTQLFGPDDLEKVQTIQGQYKLEPLSAFLGEEAPAASAKPDFPEWVESSQFDERFLLYLDFIMDLLEKPGQGEDALWQDLARLGVGPGKTFRLDALPDETVQALKAGVKEGFAEIEAFIGSNASDPLASGKFFGTRKFLNESARENFGLDRPDMLRSAGAQAGLYGNSAKEAIYPTYFTDTDDAPLDASKHSYTLTFPKGTLPPVKAFWSLTMYDGKTQLFIENPLERYLLSSEMMDQFKQEEDGSLVLHIGKNSPGNDLESNWLPAPKGPFYMTMRLYGPENDALEGRWSPPRATKSE, from the coding sequence ATGAAATACCACTTACTCTGCACCCTCCTCGTACCGGCAACGCTCTTCCTAAGCGGCTGTGAAAAACCGTCTGATCCAGCTGCTGCCCAGAGCGACGTCACGCCTGAGGAAGCCCAGGCCATCGCCAAGGAAGCCTACCTCTACGGCTTCCCCATGGTCATGAATTACAAGACCATGTGGAACTACGCCGTTGACAAGGACAACCCGGAATACAAGGGACCTTTCAACGAAGTCTCCTGCGAAGCGAGGCTGTTCACGCCGGAAGATAAGGCGGTGATCACACCCAATGCAGATACGCCCTACTGCATGTTCTGGATGGACCTGCGGGCGGAGCCGCTCGTCCTGTCCGTTCCCAAGATGGAAGGGGCACGATACTACAGTTTTCAGCTGATCGATCTCTACACTCACAACTTCGCGTATGTCGGCAATCTAACGACGGGCAATGAGGCGGGCCACTACCTGCTCGCTGGACCAGGCTGGGACGGAGAGAAACCGGAGGGCATCACCGACGTGATCCGATCCGAAACCGACGTGATCTTCAATGTCACCCGGACGCAGTTATTTGGTCCGGATGATCTGGAGAAGGTCCAGACCATTCAGGGCCAATACAAGCTTGAGCCGCTGAGCGCTTTCCTAGGTGAGGAAGCCCCGGCTGCCTCGGCCAAGCCCGACTTCCCGGAGTGGGTCGAGAGCTCGCAGTTCGACGAGCGCTTCTTGCTCTACTTGGACTTCATCATGGACCTGCTCGAGAAACCTGGGCAGGGAGAAGATGCGCTTTGGCAGGATCTCGCACGCCTCGGGGTTGGGCCCGGTAAGACCTTCCGCCTCGATGCTCTGCCTGACGAAACCGTGCAGGCGTTGAAAGCCGGAGTGAAAGAGGGGTTTGCCGAGATCGAGGCCTTCATTGGCAGTAATGCCAGCGATCCCCTGGCCAGCGGCAAATTCTTCGGCACCCGGAAATTCCTGAACGAAAGCGCCAGGGAGAACTTCGGACTGGACCGGCCAGACATGCTTCGCTCCGCGGGCGCCCAAGCGGGTCTCTACGGCAACTCGGCGAAGGAAGCGATCTATCCGACCTATTTCACCGATACCGATGACGCGCCGCTGGACGCCTCGAAACACAGCTACACGTTGACCTTCCCGAAGGGGACGCTGCCGCCGGTGAAGGCCTTCTGGTCCTTGACCATGTACGACGGGAAAACCCAACTCTTCATTGAGAATCCGCTCGAACGTTATCTCCTGAGCTCGGAGATGATGGACCAATTCAAGCAGGAAGAAGACGGCTCCTTGGTGTTGCACATCGGAAAAAACTCTCCCGGCAACGACCTGGAGTCCAACTGGCTTCCCGCGCCCAAGGGCCCCTTCTATATGACCATGCGGCTGTACGGGCCAGAGAACGATGCCCTCGAAGGTCGCTGGTCGCCACCCCGGGCAACGAAATCTGAGTAA
- a CDS encoding DUF2997 domain-containing protein, translating into MKTIEVIVSPGGSTKVETKGFAGSTCQQASEFLERSLGQKCSDHRTAEFYRTEASQTQQARQQSS; encoded by the coding sequence GTGAAAACGATCGAAGTGATTGTCTCGCCCGGTGGTTCAACCAAGGTCGAGACAAAAGGGTTTGCTGGCAGTACATGCCAGCAGGCGAGTGAGTTTCTGGAACGCTCGCTTGGCCAGAAATGCAGCGACCACCGAACGGCTGAGTTCTATCGAACCGAGGCCAGCCAAACACAACAAGCCCGGCAGCAGTCTTCCTAA
- a CDS encoding sigma-70 family RNA polymerase sigma factor, whose product MPGKRPEPSFEFVQLLTSHQSRLYAYVMSLLGNRSQAEDVVQETNAVLWRKAHDFKPGTNFGAWMLKVAYFQVMAHRRRLTRDRLVFDDDLLQGIAEEAEQQCEWQGERQRRLGDCIEKLTQRYQELIRRRYTEGATLKSIAAQSGQSENSIKQALFRARAALIECVKGQRPEEAV is encoded by the coding sequence ATGCCCGGAAAACGACCAGAACCATCCTTCGAATTCGTTCAGCTTCTGACCAGCCATCAGAGCCGACTATACGCCTATGTAATGTCGCTTCTTGGCAACCGCAGTCAGGCGGAGGATGTCGTGCAGGAGACCAATGCCGTTCTTTGGCGTAAGGCGCATGACTTCAAACCCGGCACTAATTTCGGTGCCTGGATGCTCAAAGTTGCCTACTTCCAGGTCATGGCTCACCGCCGCAGACTCACCCGGGATCGCCTTGTCTTCGACGATGACCTTCTTCAAGGCATCGCTGAAGAGGCGGAGCAGCAGTGCGAGTGGCAGGGAGAAAGACAACGACGTCTGGGCGACTGCATCGAGAAACTAACCCAGCGGTACCAGGAACTCATCCGCCGTCGATACACCGAAGGTGCCACTCTGAAATCCATCGCCGCTCAAAGCGGTCAGTCGGAGAACTCAATCAAGCAGGCCCTTTTCAGAGCGCGTGCCGCTTTAATCGAATGCGTCAAAGGTCAGCGCCCGGAGGAAGCTGTATGA
- a CDS encoding ThiF family adenylyltransferase, with product MMEAQDRFVRQSALVPADRLSAIAVTVIGVGAIGRQVALQLASVGVRQIQLIDFDTVEPTNVTTQGYLASDIGNTKVTATSQAIGQIDSAIEVDMVVDRYRAKQNTGDVVFCCVDSITTRSAIWRSVRGRTELFVDGRMLGEVIRVLAAHDLSSSAYYASTLFAASDAQQGTCTSHGTIYAASIAAGLMVHQFTRWLRNLPLDQDTTLNLLAGELVVH from the coding sequence ATGATGGAGGCTCAAGATCGCTTTGTTCGCCAATCGGCTCTCGTCCCGGCAGACCGTTTGTCCGCGATTGCCGTCACAGTGATCGGAGTCGGAGCCATCGGGCGACAGGTTGCATTGCAGCTGGCGTCGGTCGGTGTGCGTCAGATTCAATTGATCGACTTCGACACGGTTGAACCGACCAATGTGACGACACAAGGCTACCTGGCGTCCGACATCGGCAATACGAAAGTGACGGCAACGTCACAAGCGATCGGGCAGATTGATTCGGCGATTGAGGTCGACATGGTCGTCGATCGCTACCGAGCGAAGCAGAACACTGGCGATGTTGTGTTCTGTTGTGTCGACTCGATCACCACACGCTCCGCCATTTGGCGGTCTGTGCGGGGCCGAACCGAACTGTTTGTTGACGGACGGATGCTAGGCGAAGTCATTCGCGTACTAGCTGCTCACGACCTCTCATCGTCGGCCTACTACGCTTCAACCCTGTTCGCCGCCTCAGATGCCCAGCAGGGCACCTGCACGTCACACGGCACGATCTACGCCGCTTCGATCGCAGCAGGGCTGATGGTCCACCAGTTCACACGCTGGCTGCGGAATCTGCCACTCGATCAAGACACCACGCTGAACCTGCTCGCCGGTGAGCTCGTCGTTCACTGA
- a CDS encoding DUF1214 domain-containing protein, which yields MKTIITPSIAVFAATILGSTVLADDNKESVNVSNFVRAESDHMIRENMKGFNLGFDKFFHLREPTTADNQPTIRMNQDTLYSSMALDLSKPVKITLPEVGGRYMSLLAVSQDHYMIAESEPGTYELTEDLVGTRFALVTIRTFYDAGDPDDLAKAHAAQDKITVSGGGKGPFEAPNWDTEQLTVARKALSDLSTLGFDSTYAFGSKEEVRPIDHLVGTAAGWGGMPSTAAFYLVDSVEKNDGKTPHVVMVKDVPVDAFWSITVYNADGYFEKNELGRNSFNNSSAKPNEDGSYTFHFGGDPESTNYLPITEGWNYAIRMYQPRKEILDGAWTFPEIKPSNGK from the coding sequence ATGAAAACAATCATTACCCCAAGCATCGCTGTCTTCGCGGCGACAATCCTTGGTTCAACGGTTCTCGCCGACGACAACAAGGAATCGGTCAACGTGTCCAACTTCGTGCGGGCCGAGTCGGATCACATGATCCGCGAGAACATGAAAGGGTTTAACCTTGGATTTGATAAATTCTTTCACCTGCGGGAACCTACGACGGCGGACAACCAACCGACGATTCGTATGAATCAGGACACGCTTTATTCCTCGATGGCCTTGGATCTCTCGAAGCCCGTGAAGATCACTCTGCCGGAGGTGGGTGGGCGTTACATGTCGCTGCTTGCCGTCAGCCAGGATCACTACATGATCGCAGAGTCAGAACCGGGGACTTACGAATTGACCGAGGATTTGGTGGGCACACGCTTCGCCCTAGTGACCATTCGAACCTTTTATGACGCGGGTGATCCCGACGACCTTGCTAAAGCTCACGCGGCCCAGGACAAGATCACGGTAAGCGGTGGTGGGAAAGGGCCGTTCGAGGCACCAAACTGGGACACGGAGCAACTCACGGTTGCGCGCAAGGCGCTCAGCGATCTCTCTACCCTCGGGTTCGACAGCACCTACGCGTTCGGTAGCAAGGAAGAGGTCCGGCCGATCGACCATCTGGTCGGCACCGCCGCTGGCTGGGGCGGCATGCCAAGCACTGCCGCTTTCTACCTTGTAGACAGTGTAGAAAAAAACGACGGCAAGACGCCGCATGTTGTCATGGTGAAAGATGTGCCCGTGGATGCCTTCTGGTCGATCACGGTCTACAACGCCGACGGGTATTTCGAGAAAAACGAGCTGGGCCGGAACAGCTTCAACAACTCCTCGGCCAAGCCGAACGAAGATGGCTCCTACACGTTTCATTTTGGTGGAGATCCGGAGAGCACCAACTACCTGCCCATCACGGAGGGTTGGAACTACGCGATCCGCATGTATCAGCCGCGCAAGGAGATTCTTGACGGCGCCTGGACCTTCCCGGAAATCAAGCCATCGAATGGCAAGTAA
- a CDS encoding DUF4357 domain-containing protein: protein MVASGVLEEREDAYYFTQDYLFPAPSTAAAVVLGRSANGWTEWKDKNGSTLSEIHRDAEDGDDSSEDVS, encoded by the coding sequence TTGGTCGCATCGGGCGTCTTGGAAGAACGAGAAGACGCCTACTACTTCACTCAAGACTATCTCTTTCCAGCCCCGAGCACCGCGGCGGCCGTCGTTCTTGGCCGATCGGCAAACGGTTGGACGGAATGGAAAGACAAGAACGGATCGACGCTAAGCGAGATTCACCGAGATGCCGAGGACGGTGACGATTCAAGCGAGGACGTTTCGTAA
- a CDS encoding DNA polymerase, with protein sequence MTRPPFDVGERSLFVAYFSSAEWNCFLSLGWPVPVRVLDLYCEFRNLLNGITLPAGRGLLGCLSYFGFDSMLASEKMEMRDLAIRGGPFTAGEMSSLLDYCQSDVDALDKLLPAMLPRIDFPRAILRGRYMRAVASMETAGVPIDLETLALFRRHWGGIKLRLIESVDASFGVFDGRTFKQDRFAAYLIRNRIPWPTTESGRLALDDDTFKQQARLYPAVSPLRELRHALSEMKLEKLAVGSDGRNRAMLSPFSSRSGRNQPSNNKFIFGPSVWMRGLIKPAAGRSIAYVDWSQQELGIAAALSGDVALSQAYASGDPYLEFAKMAGAVPPSATKKSHPDERSAYKVCMLATQYGMGERGLAAKLDKSVAFARNLLRRHRETFPVFWRWSQSQVHTAMLVGELQTVFGWTIHTIGGDNPRSLANFPMQANGAEMLRLACSMATEAGITVCCPVHDAILIEADTGQIDEAVNETQAIMQEAGRIVLDGFDLESDAKVISYPDRYMDDDRGQEMWDHVFRLASEADVCTERNVP encoded by the coding sequence ATGACACGCCCACCGTTCGATGTTGGTGAGCGTTCCCTATTTGTCGCCTACTTTTCCTCCGCCGAATGGAACTGCTTTCTCTCACTGGGTTGGCCCGTTCCGGTTCGCGTACTCGATCTGTACTGCGAGTTTCGGAATTTGTTGAACGGCATTACGTTACCGGCAGGCCGGGGCTTACTAGGTTGCTTGTCTTACTTCGGATTCGACTCGATGCTGGCGAGTGAGAAAATGGAAATGCGGGACTTGGCTATCCGTGGCGGTCCATTCACTGCCGGCGAGATGTCGTCGCTGCTGGACTACTGCCAAAGCGACGTTGACGCGTTGGATAAGCTGTTGCCTGCAATGCTGCCGCGAATAGACTTCCCTCGAGCGATCTTGCGAGGTCGCTACATGCGGGCGGTGGCGTCGATGGAAACGGCAGGCGTTCCGATCGACTTGGAAACACTAGCCTTGTTCCGTCGGCATTGGGGCGGCATCAAACTGCGACTGATCGAATCGGTCGACGCTTCGTTCGGTGTCTTTGACGGGCGTACGTTCAAGCAAGACAGGTTTGCTGCGTATTTGATCCGCAACCGCATACCGTGGCCTACGACCGAATCTGGACGGCTGGCGTTGGACGACGACACTTTCAAACAGCAGGCCAGGCTCTACCCAGCAGTTTCACCTTTGCGTGAACTCCGGCACGCATTGTCGGAAATGAAGCTGGAAAAGTTGGCCGTAGGATCCGACGGCCGAAATCGAGCGATGCTGAGCCCGTTTTCGAGCCGATCCGGCCGTAATCAACCTTCCAACAACAAATTCATATTTGGTCCGTCAGTGTGGATGCGTGGACTGATCAAGCCGGCCGCCGGACGTTCCATCGCTTACGTCGATTGGTCGCAACAAGAACTTGGCATAGCAGCTGCGTTGTCAGGAGATGTTGCTTTATCCCAAGCATATGCGTCGGGGGATCCCTATTTAGAATTCGCGAAGATGGCAGGCGCCGTCCCACCGTCGGCGACAAAAAAGTCGCACCCAGACGAACGGTCGGCCTACAAGGTTTGCATGTTGGCGACCCAGTACGGGATGGGCGAACGCGGCCTGGCGGCGAAGTTGGACAAGTCCGTGGCATTCGCTCGAAACCTACTACGCAGGCATCGTGAGACGTTCCCCGTATTTTGGCGTTGGTCGCAATCGCAGGTTCACACGGCGATGTTGGTCGGAGAGTTGCAAACCGTATTCGGTTGGACGATCCACACAATCGGCGGCGACAACCCACGTTCACTCGCGAACTTCCCAATGCAAGCGAACGGGGCCGAAATGCTGCGGCTGGCGTGCTCGATGGCGACCGAGGCCGGTATCACGGTTTGCTGTCCCGTCCACGATGCAATTCTGATTGAAGCCGACACGGGGCAAATTGACGAGGCAGTGAACGAAACCCAGGCGATCATGCAAGAAGCTGGCAGGATTGTGCTAGACGGATTCGACTTGGAGTCAGACGCGAAAGTGATCAGCTATCCCGATCGGTACATGGACGATGACCGGGGTCAGGAAATGTGGGATCACGTTTTTCGACTGGCTTCTGAGGCCGATGTCTGTACGGAACGGAATGTCCCGTGA
- a CDS encoding MPN domain-containing protein, with translation MCLRDAGPSEVGGFGISDPDDPLLVIDIDLVKQSCTTVTVEFDDESVADLFDRQVDAGRTPDQFARIWIHTHPGCSAMPSGTDEETFDRSFAIPDWAVMFILAKSGATYGRLRFNTGPGASVRLAVDVDYSTDFPASDSDGWLEEYDANVRIHDPFARAPSTVDDPFALECDPTEIDALRWYATEWVAS, from the coding sequence TTGTGTCTGCGTGACGCTGGGCCAAGTGAAGTGGGCGGATTCGGCATCAGCGACCCCGACGATCCGCTTTTGGTCATCGATATTGATCTGGTGAAGCAGTCCTGCACGACGGTCACGGTCGAGTTCGATGACGAATCGGTTGCCGATCTGTTTGACCGACAAGTCGACGCTGGACGCACTCCAGACCAGTTCGCACGGATATGGATCCACACCCATCCCGGATGTTCGGCCATGCCTAGCGGGACTGATGAGGAAACATTCGATCGATCGTTCGCTATTCCCGACTGGGCCGTGATGTTCATCTTGGCCAAGAGCGGAGCAACCTACGGCCGTTTGCGTTTCAACACCGGTCCCGGTGCCTCGGTGCGATTGGCAGTCGATGTTGACTATTCAACCGACTTCCCTGCATCGGATTCCGACGGATGGCTGGAGGAATATGACGCCAACGTTCGCATTCATGACCCATTCGCTAGGGCACCGTCCACCGTGGACGATCCGTTTGCTCTGGAGTGCGATCCGACGGAGATTGACGCACTGCGCTGGTACGCAACGGAGTGGGTGGCATCATGA
- a CDS encoding molybdopterin converting factor translates to MKICYINNDGGGFANYIDVSDNLTVGELFSSRVGEGKEHNYLIRVNRQPSAADQRLQDGDRVSITPIKIEGAV, encoded by the coding sequence ATGAAGATTTGTTACATCAATAACGACGGTGGCGGCTTCGCCAACTACATCGACGTTTCTGACAATCTGACCGTTGGCGAGCTGTTTAGCAGCCGAGTCGGCGAAGGCAAGGAGCACAACTACCTGATCCGCGTCAATCGACAACCCTCGGCCGCGGACCAACGACTGCAAGACGGCGACCGAGTGTCGATCACGCCGATCAAGATCGAAGGAGCGGTTTAG
- a CDS encoding HTH domain-containing protein translates to MVEAMAKAKLWTSPGGKRPDATLYAAILSDMRKGKGARFKKPAPGRFMGA, encoded by the coding sequence ATGGTCGAAGCGATGGCCAAGGCAAAGCTTTGGACTTCACCGGGCGGCAAGAGGCCTGACGCGACCCTCTACGCCGCCATCCTCAGCGACATGCGAAAAGGCAAAGGCGCCCGCTTCAAGAAGCCAGCGCCCGGCCGGTTCATGGGCGCGTAA
- a CDS encoding helix-turn-helix domain-containing protein, with product MTEGVGEGSSVELPAMMSIRDVARELNCSERHVRRLSDSERMPSPLKLGSLLRYRRQMIDEWIANGCPNTPSMTDVDESGSS from the coding sequence ATGACTGAAGGTGTTGGGGAAGGTAGTAGCGTTGAATTACCCGCAATGATGAGCATTCGGGATGTCGCTCGCGAGCTGAATTGCTCGGAGCGGCACGTGCGACGACTAAGCGATTCCGAAAGGATGCCAAGCCCACTTAAGTTGGGATCTCTTCTGCGGTATCGACGACAGATGATCGACGAGTGGATCGCCAACGGTTGCCCCAACACCCCAAGCATGACGGATGTTGACGAGAGCGGCTCGTCGTAG
- a CDS encoding tyrosine-type recombinase/integrase encodes MATADWLSGIDDDLRNKLARCGLCESVAKRVARVLTLEKWIDEYIGERQDVKDSSKISYRQAKANLIDFFGRKKMLRNITPAEGKRWRVWLKTKGNRRDKKRKTMAEDTVRRRTATAKQFFAEAVERGYMPADPFAKLPSAIQGNEKRQFFVEASVIERCMEYCPDLEWQTILALARYGAMRCPSELVALRWSDVDLPAGRMVINASKTEHHSTGGVRVCPIFPELRPYLEAAWDAAPEGAEFVINRYRQSTQNLRSTFLLILKRAGITPWPKLFQNCRASRETELLARYPAKDVVGWVGNSIPVAMKSYAMATDEAFKAASDPHGQTIAPPSEPNNVARDSERGHNADSGCNRGCTGGCISSQSGAIEDLGDPALNEENTAKSGVFIVQDSVGNHYLMGDTEFESVTSAV; translated from the coding sequence ATGGCAACGGCCGATTGGCTTAGTGGTATCGATGACGACTTGCGCAACAAGTTGGCTCGATGCGGTTTGTGTGAATCAGTCGCGAAACGTGTTGCCCGTGTTTTGACGTTGGAAAAGTGGATCGATGAATACATCGGCGAGCGTCAAGACGTAAAGGATTCAAGCAAAATCAGTTACCGGCAAGCGAAAGCGAATCTGATCGACTTCTTCGGCCGCAAGAAAATGTTGCGGAACATTACGCCTGCGGAAGGAAAGCGGTGGCGTGTTTGGTTGAAGACCAAAGGAAACCGGCGGGACAAAAAGAGAAAGACCATGGCCGAAGATACGGTCAGACGTCGAACGGCAACCGCGAAGCAGTTTTTCGCCGAAGCGGTTGAACGCGGCTACATGCCGGCGGACCCCTTTGCCAAGCTACCGAGCGCAATCCAAGGAAACGAAAAGAGGCAGTTCTTCGTTGAGGCAAGTGTCATCGAGCGCTGCATGGAGTATTGCCCCGACTTGGAGTGGCAGACAATCCTAGCTTTAGCCCGCTATGGTGCGATGCGTTGTCCAAGCGAGCTGGTAGCGTTGCGATGGTCGGACGTAGATTTGCCAGCCGGCCGCATGGTCATTAACGCAAGCAAGACGGAACACCATTCAACCGGCGGGGTCCGTGTCTGTCCCATCTTTCCTGAGTTACGGCCCTATTTAGAAGCGGCATGGGACGCGGCGCCCGAAGGAGCAGAATTTGTAATCAACCGCTACCGGCAATCCACTCAGAATTTGCGGTCCACGTTTCTGCTGATTTTAAAACGTGCCGGCATAACCCCATGGCCGAAGCTATTTCAGAACTGCCGCGCTAGCCGCGAAACGGAGTTGTTAGCCCGCTACCCCGCAAAGGACGTTGTGGGGTGGGTGGGAAACTCGATTCCCGTTGCGATGAAGTCTTATGCCATGGCAACGGATGAAGCGTTCAAGGCGGCATCGGACCCGCACGGGCAAACCATCGCTCCCCCCTCCGAGCCAAACAACGTGGCCCGTGATTCAGAACGAGGGCACAACGCGGATTCAGGATGCAACCGCGGTTGCACTGGCGGTTGCATTTCGAGCCAATCTGGCGCTATTGAGGACTTGGGCGACCCAGCCCTAAACGAAGAAAACACCGCAAAAAGCGGTGTTTTTATAGTTCAGGATAGCGTAGGAAACCACTACTTGATGGGCGATACAGAATTCGAATCTGTGACCTCTGCGGTGTGA